CCGGTCGTCTCCTCGACGCTGTAAAAGCAGAGAACAGTTTCAGCCGCAATGCGCCTATTAAAAGCCATCAGATGCTGTTTCCTATTCCGCAGCGGGAAGTGGACGCCAACCATGCTTTAATACAGAATGACGGATACTGATTGATCATGATACAATAAACAGGCTATGAAGATTAAATATTTAATAACGATCTGCTGGTGTTTTTTGTCGGTGATAACATTTGCGCAATCCCGGTACGACGTAGTGGTATATGGAGGAACGCCCGGTGGATTCACAGCAGCGATCCAGGTGGCCAGGATGGGCAAGTCCGTCGTACTGATCGAACCATCTGCCCACATCGGTGGAATCGTCGTGAATGGTTTGGGAGTAACGGATATTGACAGCCAGCAGGCATTCCAGAACAGTGTGGCCGTAGGCGGTTTAGCCCTGGAATTTTATCGCCGTATTGCAAAGGTGTATGGAAGAGAGCAGGCGTTTGAAGATGCCTGGAAGAAGCATATTAAAAATCATGCGCTGTGGCCTCATGAACCGGGTGTTGCGGAAAAAGTGATCAAAGACTGGCTCGCCGAATATAAGATCGATGTTGTGATCAATGCGCGCCTGGTGGAAAGCCGGCAGGCAGTGCGCAAGAAAGGAACAACGATCTCACAGATCCGGCTGGAAAACGGCAGGACCATCAGTGGTAAAGTATTCATTGATGCTACTTATGAAGGTGACTTACTGGCGGCTGCGGGCATTTCCACTGCTATTGGCCGGGAAGCCAATGCGCAATACGGAGAAACCTTAAATGGTATCCGTGGTGAAACCACGCATGCGCAGTTCCAGGTAAAAGTAAATCCTTATAAAAATCCGGAAGATCCGAAAAGCGGCCTGATTGCAACTATCCAGGAAGGTGGGATCGGTATGCCCGGTGCGGCAGACAAGCATTTGCAGGCGTATTGTTTCCGCGCATGTTTAACAAGCAATCCTGCCAACAGGATTCCCTTTAAGAAGCCGGCAAACTACGATCGTAACAATTACGAAATCTATATCCGTTACATCAAAGCCGGTGGTCACCTGCTCCGGCCGTGGGTAAGTGTTCCCAACGGGAAGTCTGACCTGGGCGCCTGGCACGACCTGTCGCATAACCTGTACGGCATGAACGTAGATTATCCCGGTGGTAATTATGCTACGCGGAAACGGGTGTATGATGAGCACCGGACATTTACAGAAGGGCTTTTTTACTTCCTGGCCAATGACCCGCAGGTAGGACAACTGGACCCTGATCTGCAAAAGGAATGGGCTGCCTGGGGACTTACTAAAGATGAGTTTACCGATAATGAAGGTTGGCCGCATATGTTTTATGTGCGCGATGCACGGCGTATGGTGTCGGACTATGTGCTGACTGAACACCATATATTGAAACCTAATCCTACTCCTGTAGAAGATCCTGTAGGCGTGGCTTTCTGGCCTCCTGATGTGCACAGTGTCAGGAGAATAGTTAAAGACGGCTATGCTTATAACGAAGGATTTATTTTTGAGCCCAGTGGTTCCTGGAGGCCGTTGCCGGTTTCCTACCGCGCATTGGTGCCTAAAAAAACAGAATGTACCAATCTGCTCACACCTACTTGTCCTTCCTCCAGTCATATCGCCTATGGCGCTATCCGGCTGGAATGGACCTTCATGGTGTTGGGACAATCAACTGCTACTGCGGCGGTGTTGGCGATTGAAGGAAAAAAAGATGTACAGCAAGTAGATTATACAGCATTGAAAGATATTTTGTTGAAAGAAGGACAGGTGCTGGAACTGGCAGACTAAGCTGAAAAGAAAAAAGGCTTCATCGCAGCGATAGCGATGAAGCCTTTTTGTTGATACGATTATATCAATCCGGCGCAATTTCGACCAGGCAGATTTCCCTGGTTTGCAGCGGGAAATTTACCCGTACATTTCCATTTGAATAGCTACCTAATAATTTTTTGCCTGTTGCATTGACAAGATAAACTTTACCGGAGGCAGGAAGATCATAATCTGCGGATTTGAAATTCAGTTTTACCGGGTACACTTTATCATGGATGCTGGCGATGGCAATGCCCAGCATGTTATCTGCTGATTTCCAGGAAGAGCTATAAATGACCGGATATTTTTTATGAAAGGTGGTTACCTTTTCTTTTTGTCCGGCATAGATCGACAACTTGGAGATACTTAATTCTTCTTCGGGGATAACCATTTCCGGCGCTCTCCGGAACTCTCCATGCAGCAGATATTTTAAACACTTGTTCCTCACTTTTGCGAGTGTCAGGAGATAATCAATCTCTGTTTTCCTTTCTGTTGCCAGGTTAGGCAGGTAATTGGAGATCATCGGCTGCATGCCCCAGGTATAAGACCTGGCCTGTTCCATTAGGAATTGTTTGTTAAAAATAGTATCCAGCGGTTGTAAGGTGTTGGCGGGACGATGTTCAGCAGGCCACAGCTCATCATAAGGCGGGGTTAGTAAGGAAGAATAATTACCATAGGTGATACCATAAGGATGGTATACCACCTGGAAGAATGGAATGGGCTCCCAGTCCTGTGTGCCGGCATACCGTTCGCGGCTTACCTGTAAAACCAGGAAGGCATCAACATAAGGTAGCCAGTTCTCTCCAACACCTTCACCTGCCAGTGCAATTTTTTTATCAGGTAATACTTTTGACCTGATCTGTTGTGAAAGCGCAGTAGAGTTATGCACCCAGTAATTTCCACCACCAATGGTGTGTCCATGGCTTTTATCAAAGCACAGATAGCTTAAACAGGTTTGATCCATATACACCCCGTTCACATGGTAGTCATTGATTACGCTGTCTGCCAGTGCAGCATATTTATTTTTCCAGAAAGAAGTACCTACACACATAATGGTGAGTGCCTTGCCGCTGAAAATATTGAACACATGTGAACTGAGATTTCCCTTGCTATCTTTCAGGGCGTAGGGGTATGGTTGTTCCGCTTTCCAGCTTTGGGTAGATGTACCCCACTGGAACTGGTTCATGTATACCAGCGACTTCACACCATGCTCCTGCGACCATTTCACATTTTTAATAAATGATTCTTTTCCTTCCCGTGGCGGTAAATATTCCGGGAAGCCATCATCATAGGAACATCCATGCCACCAATGCCATAACACATTAACGGGAAGGCCTAAACGCTCTTTGAGATCCACTGCCGGTTTGAGCACCTGTTCTGATCTTCCCCTGTTCCATACCCAGAGGGCGGTGTTTTTCAGCCATTCGGGTGTTGCATTATTGGTAAGACGGCTATCGGCGCACCAGCTTTGCTGGACAGCCCATTCGCGATACTGTTCTGCTGCTGTTATCCAGTCGCCATGAAAAGACCCTACAATGGCATTATAGGGCTGTTTATAGGCAACCTGTGGGGAATCAAGTGCGGGAAAGTTTTCCAGCTGATACACCAGTGCGCCGTTATCCAGTAAAACCGCCATGTTTTTTCTATAGGCCGACACATCATCACAGGAGGCATAGAATCCTTTTCCCTGTTTGTTGTATAAAGCCAGCAATTGCATAGAAAGATGACCGGGAGAAACCCACTCAAATTTTTTGGTGGCGCCTTTCATACCGGCCAGTGCTGCACCGGGATTCTTTAGC
The Chitinophaga sp. MM2321 DNA segment above includes these coding regions:
- a CDS encoding FAD-dependent oxidoreductase, which encodes MKIKYLITICWCFLSVITFAQSRYDVVVYGGTPGGFTAAIQVARMGKSVVLIEPSAHIGGIVVNGLGVTDIDSQQAFQNSVAVGGLALEFYRRIAKVYGREQAFEDAWKKHIKNHALWPHEPGVAEKVIKDWLAEYKIDVVINARLVESRQAVRKKGTTISQIRLENGRTISGKVFIDATYEGDLLAAAGISTAIGREANAQYGETLNGIRGETTHAQFQVKVNPYKNPEDPKSGLIATIQEGGIGMPGAADKHLQAYCFRACLTSNPANRIPFKKPANYDRNNYEIYIRYIKAGGHLLRPWVSVPNGKSDLGAWHDLSHNLYGMNVDYPGGNYATRKRVYDEHRTFTEGLFYFLANDPQVGQLDPDLQKEWAAWGLTKDEFTDNEGWPHMFYVRDARRMVSDYVLTEHHILKPNPTPVEDPVGVAFWPPDVHSVRRIVKDGYAYNEGFIFEPSGSWRPLPVSYRALVPKKTECTNLLTPTCPSSSHIAYGAIRLEWTFMVLGQSTATAAVLAIEGKKDVQQVDYTALKDILLKEGQVLELAD
- a CDS encoding DUF6259 domain-containing protein, which gives rise to MITNSYSKHSFRQVVKLVLTVWMMLLSTAVYAAPVPDTGNIQLNNGKLRLTFNKSNGGFIAMEDMEKHTMISHTEAAGSYTPWELSLLKDGVNHKLDIRNFSDFRYETSSPRTLTLTWKNGRDIQNNDFKVTVTVTLQENKPLSSWHIAVEGLKNEVISSVVFPRVAGLSNTAEEYLAVPSWMGELLKNPGAALAGMKGATKKFEWVSPGHLSMQLLALYNKQGKGFYASCDDVSAYRKNMAVLLDNGALVYQLENFPALDSPQVAYKQPYNAIVGSFHGDWITAAEQYREWAVQQSWCADSRLTNNATPEWLKNTALWVWNRGRSEQVLKPAVDLKERLGLPVNVLWHWWHGCSYDDGFPEYLPPREGKESFIKNVKWSQEHGVKSLVYMNQFQWGTSTQSWKAEQPYPYALKDSKGNLSSHVFNIFSGKALTIMCVGTSFWKNKYAALADSVINDYHVNGVYMDQTCLSYLCFDKSHGHTIGGGNYWVHNSTALSQQIRSKVLPDKKIALAGEGVGENWLPYVDAFLVLQVSRERYAGTQDWEPIPFFQVVYHPYGITYGNYSSLLTPPYDELWPAEHRPANTLQPLDTIFNKQFLMEQARSYTWGMQPMISNYLPNLATERKTEIDYLLTLAKVRNKCLKYLLHGEFRRAPEMVIPEEELSISKLSIYAGQKEKVTTFHKKYPVIYSSSWKSADNMLGIAIASIHDKVYPVKLNFKSADYDLPASGKVYLVNATGKKLLGSYSNGNVRVNFPLQTREICLVEIAPD